A window of Cryptomeria japonica chromosome 3, Sugi_1.0, whole genome shotgun sequence contains these coding sequences:
- the LOC131047872 gene encoding pentatricopeptide repeat-containing protein At2g27800, mitochondrial: MTGGLNPKESEAQFEKWTQTLQRGFQPEDVAEVLKQQTDLDLAFDIFRWASQQKRYKHTHLTYQLMIQKLSSAPTLQKMEILIDEVMAGVCDGSESLFNTVIFACIQAGWLSRAISMYRHMWNTSDCKPSLKTYNLLLSALVNKKNNNNSYISHMHMQNMRALFKQMIDGNVAPDIFTLNVMIKGYAKSLHMNDALRIFHQMDLYGCSPNAHTYNYLITGLCLQSRTINAMEIYQEMIVKGFAPTNMVYNSLINSLSLAGQLEEAIRILREMIDKLGVPEFITYKTLVDGLCREGKGQEARKLLQEFRQKDRSLDGISYRELFNHLHSRSETMD, from the coding sequence ATGACTGGTGGGTtgaaccccaaggaaagtgaagcaCAGTTTGAAAAATGGACACAAACACTGCAAAGGGGATTCCAGCCAGAAGATGTTGCAGAAGTTTTGAAGCAGCAAACGGACCTTGACCTTGCTTTTGATATTTTTCGGTGGGCTTCTCAGCAGAAAAGGTACAAACATACCCACTTAACATATCAACTCATGATCCAAAAACTATCTTCTGCACCCACATTACAAAAAATGGAGATTCTTATTGATGAAGTGATGGCTGGAGTTTGTGATGGTAGTGAGTCCCTGTTTAACACTGTTATTTTTGCCTGTATTCAAGCTGGGTGGCTGAGTAGGGCAATTAGTATGTATAGGCACATGTGGAATACCTCAGATTGTAAGCCTTCTCTCAAAACATACAACCTATTACTCAGCGCCCTtgtaaataaaaaaaacaataacaaTTCTTATATAAGCCACATGCATATGCAGAATATGCGAGCTTTGTTCAAGCAAATGATAGATGGCAATGTTGCTCCTGATATTTTCACCCTAAATGTTATGATCAAAGGTTATGCCAAGTCCTTGCACATGAATGATGCTCTCAGAATCTTCCATCAGATGGACCTCTATGGATGCTCTCCAAATGCACACACTTACAATTATCTGATCACAGGACTCTGTTTGCAAAGTAGAACTATCAATGCCATGGAGATTTACCAGGAAATGATTGTTAAAGGGTTTGCTCCAACTAACATGGTTTATAATTCGCTGATTAACAGCCTGTCCCTTGCTGGGCAATTGGAGGAAGCAATTAGAATCCTCAGGGAAATGATAGACAAACTGGGAGTTCCAGAGTTTATTACATACAAGACACTTGTTGACGGACTTTGCAGAGAAGGCAAGGGGCAGGAGGCTAGAAAACTGCTGCAGGAGTTTCGTCAGAAGGATCGTTCTCTGGATGGGATTTCTTATAGGGAATTATTCAATCACTTGCATTCAAGGAGTGAAACTATGGACTGA